tgcaggtACAGCCTCCAGATCCAGCCAGGATCCGTGTTCTGCGGGGACACCAGCTGCCTGTTACCTGCCTTGTCATCTCTCCTGATGACAGattcattttttctgcttccaaGGATGGTTCCCTCATCAAATGCAAGTATTCACCTGGGGCTGTGACTGGCTGTTCCCAAGCCCAAACCTTGCAGGGACCCAGGTGCCTACTGAGGTGGCTTGGCCCTTGGCTATTCTTGGATTGTGCATAATTCCAGGCTCTGTGGAAGGCTCGTTGACACTTTTGGGAGTGGTGGGAGGCTCCCAGAGAGTGATTGTGATGACTTTCCTGCAGGGGAAGTGGACAGTGGGAAGAGGCTGTGCGTGGTGCCCGGGGGGAAGAAGGGCACGGAGGAGCGGCACATGGGGCACGCGTCGCAGGTCCTCTGCATGGCCATTTCATCGGACAGCAAGTACCTGGTatggggacaggggctgcagagatGGCCGTGGGGAGTCTTCTCCTGGGGTCCTGGGGGTAGAGTCTCATGCTCAGATGTGTCTTGCTGGGTTaaagcagcccctgcctccTGCTGGGTCAAGTATGGGTTCCTGGGACACCCAAAGCCCATGGAGTGGGAGTGGAGGCTAGGGTGGGCTGTGGGTCTCCAAGGTGTAGGTCTCAggggtcccctgctgcctgaCAGGCTACGGGAGACAGGAACAAGCTGATCATGATCTGGGATGCAGCCACCTGCAAGCGCCTGCACATCTTCACAGGGCACCGTGACGCCATCTCGGTGAGTTGGGGGCATTGGGCACGATGCCTGTGGAGCCAGGCAGCTGTGTCCTCCTCGGCATccctcactgctgtgctgtgtctatctgtctgtccccagggcctgtCCTTCCGAAAGGGCACACACCAGCTCTACAGCGCTTCCCACGACCGCTGCGTCAAGGTCTGGGATGTGGGGGAGAACGCATACGTGGAGACCCTGTAAGAGCTGGGGAAATCCCACTGACCCTTCCAagggctgcaccagcagccctgaggaggtGAGGGGGCAGAGGGCCACGCTTACCGCAGCTCTTTGTCATTTCCTCCAGGTTTGGACACCAGGACATCATCACGGGGCTGGACAGCCTGAGCCGGGAGTGCTGTGTGACAGCGGGGGGACGGGATGGCACCGTGCGCCTCTGGAAAATCCCTGAGGAATCACAGCTCGTGTTTTCTGGGCACCAGTAAGTCTGGGGTGGAAGAGGGGGCTGGGGAAAGGTGTGTCTAGCTGTGGCACTGATGGGTGGGTGCCAGGCATTACCAGGAGCACCCTGGGGATGGTGATGCCCTGGTGAGCCCATGTCCCCTAAGGAGGATCCCAAAGCACACTTGTAACTGGTGGGAGTTGCCTCTTCTCTTCACAGGGGCTCCATTGACTGTATCCAGCTCATCAACGAGGAGCATATGGTGTCTGGTGCTGATGATGGGTGAGCACGGGGCCAGGATGATGcctggggtgggcagggtgccccctcagccccctcatCCCTCGGGTCCCCCGCAGGTCTTTAGCCCTGTGGGGGCTGACGAAGAGGAAGCCGCTGGCGCTGGCTCGGCAGGCGCACGGTGAGCAGGATGCCCagggcctgcagcagccctACTGGATCTCGGCGGTGGCTGCCCTGCGCAACAGTGACCTCCTGGCCACAGGTGTGTGGCAGCTGCTtttggcagcctgtgggggacatGTGTCCTCCTCCTATCCCTGGGCTGGGGTGTATTACAGTCTCCTCTCTGTGCCCCAGGGTCCCACAGTGGCAGTGTGAAGCTCTGGAAGTGTGGTGAAGGATTTCGGAAGCTGGAGCACCTCTTGGACATCCCCTTGGTATGGATGGATGGGCAGGTTGGGAAttctggagctgggctggaaagTCCCTCAGCAGAGGCTCTCCTTCttgggcagcaggagaagcctGTGGGAGCCCCTCACCCTGCCGTATTCCTTTAccctgccctctcccctccAGGTGGGTTTTGTCAACAGCCTCAAGTTCTCAGCAGCTGGTGACTTCCTGGTGGCTGGCATTGGGCAGGAGCACCGGTACTGTCCCCCCTCCCAGGTGCTGCCTAGAGGTGCAGCTTCCCCTCCTCTGGGTCTTGTTTGAGGGTGACCCCCCATCTCTCTCACCCACAGGCTCGGACGATGGTGGAGGATCAAAGAAGCCAAAAACAGTATCTGCATCATTCCCCTGAAGCAGAAGACCACAGCCTCTAGCCCTGAATCTCCTGGCAGCTCCTAGGCCCCTGTCCCTGGAGTCACTGGAGCAGATCATTCTGTCCCTGTAGCTGTGCCTCCCATCCTTGGTGCAGCCAACATCCTGATCAGCAGGTCAGCAGGATGTGAGTGGGGGTTGTCACATGGCCCCTGATTGTGCTGGCCTCATGTCTTGATGTGGCTCTGCCCTCTGCGAGGGTCTGTCCCCTTCTCTCAGGTTTGGCTGTACCTGAGCTCTGGAACAATccattttgttaaaaaaaaaaccaaacaccaaacccactttatttacataaattacaaaaaaaatcaaatcacaCTTTTGTTCACAGAAAAAATCTACTCTTAAAAACTTAGTTGGGCTCAAATACCTGGGTCCTGTTGCTTGCCCTGAGCCTCCAACGgccccctgggctctgcagaggtcAGCAGGCATTTGTCTGCCcccactcctgccctgccctgtctccCACAAAGGGATGAGAAGTGCTACACACAGTGAGGGAAGTGAGGGTGGGGGCTtgggcccagcccagccacgCTCGGTGGCTCTCCTGAGGCCAAAACCAGGAGGAAAACATGGAAATGGGAAGCACTAGGGGGAAAGGGTGATGTGGTCCAAGGCTTGGTACAGGGGATGATGGAAAGGGCATCTGGGAAGGTGGGGTGAGGGCAGTGTGTGGCACCACAGCGAGGCAGTGGGATGTGCAGTGTGGACTGGTGCAAGCGAAAAGCAGGAGGTGGAACATGGCTTGGCAAGAGGGAGTGGAGTTGTGGGCTGGGGGCAAGGGGCAGGGGATGTGCCCCGGGGCTCGGTGCAGGCGGCTCTGCACCAGGGCTCAGTGCAGGGGACAAGGAGAGGGTGTTtgtggcacagctcagtgcGAGGTCCGTGTGATGTGCAGCTCAGTGCAAGAGGTGGGGTACATTCACCATGGCtcagtgcagggctgtgggtgctcaATGGCTCAGTGCAGGTGACAGAGGGACGTGTGCCGTGGCTCAGTGCAAGGGCCGGGGACGTGCGCCGTGGCTCAGCTCAGGGAGTGGGGGTGTTCACCATGGCTCAGTGCAGGGTGTGGAGCACAGGGTACATGTAACGTGGCTCAGTGCAAGGGAAGGGTGACACGTACCGTGACCCAACATGTGGGATGTGTAGCTcgtgctggggcagggactgAGCCTCCTGGCTGCACCTGGCACCTCAGTGGGCCGTGCTGCGGGCACTGCTCTCCCTGGGGAAGCAGTGGGGGTGCTATGTGGCAGCACCACAGCCTGGCCCCTGTTCCTTCACAAGGATGACGTCGTGGAATCCACCACCTCACGGCCATTGCACACCGTGGGCACGTATGGCGAAGCTGAGCCTGGACAGGAAGGCAGCAGTCAGGGCTGGGTTGGGgtctggcagcagcacccccCAGCATCCCATGGCAGTggtgcccagggagctggggtggAGCATGCCCAGAATGGCCATGCCCCCCGAGGTGCCCAGGATGGTCATATTCCCTGCAGCTTAAATGGAGAGTGCCTTAGGTAGTGACAGGCACTTGGGGGCAGCTGAATCCCCTGTGTTGGGGTGGAGCGTGGCCCTGTCCCCTCAGAGCAATGACAGCCTCCCACGAGCAGTACCCCTctggcagctgtgctgtccTGAGAGATGGGGCATTGGGACAGAGGGTGGGGAAGAGCCACTGGGGACACTGCATTCTCCATTCCCCCACACTTCCCACTTTGCCCTACCTCACACCCCACCTTTCTTGaggaaacacacacacaccccagcaGGAAAGGGTGCTGTCCCCccaccccttccccagcccctctgtgctCACCTTGGGActggctggagctggctgctgccacacTGAACCGAGCGGTGCCCACACGGTGACTGGCCACGTTCTTCTGCGGCTGGAAGAGTATGATGTGGAGCTTGGGGGTGAAGAGGCAGCCGAGGACCACGGTGCCGCTGAGGCTCACTGAGATGCACATGGTGGTGGTCTGGACCTGGAGACAGGGGTGGGCATCAGGTGCTCCACCCATCAGCCCTCTGCCCCAAGCAGGGCAGGATGAAGGCACTGGCCAGCCCGGCTGGGCCCAGGCTGCACCCTTCAGGGACATCCCACCCCACACCACATCCCTCACCATCCTCAGGGTGGTCCTGCAGGAGACCCATGGGCAGAGTATGGACACTGCCCTGATGGGGACAAGTTGCCCCTGCAAAGCAGGTGCACCCtgagcagcatccccagccctgccaatgTGCTGCTTTGTGGCACTGCCTGGTGCCAGAGCCTGCACTcccccatcccagtgcccacTCTCTCTGGGGGTGCAGGTCCTCTCTGGAAGCCCCTTACTGCAGCTGCCCCCACCAGCTCCTCAAGACCCATCAAGAATGTGTTTGGTTGTCTGTGCCAGGGGTCTTGATGTGCTGCAGGATGGACCCCGTGCTACCCAgttcctggcactgctcagcagcccAGGGTCCaggctggccctggggctggcatTCATGCCCTGAGTTGTGGTGTCTGGATGAGCCAGGGGCTGTCTCATGCTTTTGTGTCACTAGGCTGAAGGATAACTATCATTCTTCCATGGTCTAGCTATGGGGAATCTTTGGAAGTCTCAGGGCCATTTCCCATCCTCAGAGCAAaggagggaggggggcaggTCCTTTCTCCAGGACTCATTGCCCTGTCAGCCATAGCCCTTCAAGACCCTTCACCTGGTCCTGAATTACCCAGTGCAGAGGTGACCATCACCAGGTGTGTGGATGAAGACCCTTCCCCAGGCCTGTGCACCTCCTAATGATGGACCCTGCATGGCCCAGATCTCCAGGACCACTTAGATCAAGCCCTGTCAGAGCCccctcagagctctggctcTTACACGGTAGTCGCTGGAGGTCACGTAGAAGATGGGCAGGAAGGCCAGCCAGATGATGCAGGTCGTGTACATGGTGAACCCAATGAACTTGGCCTCGTTGAAATTTTCGGGACATTTCCGTGTCTTGAAGGCGTAGACCGTGCAGAGGACAATCAAGAGGACGTTATAGGTGAGCGAAATGAGCATGTTGGAGTCCCGGTTGTTGCACTTGAGGGTGACAATGTACCTCTTGTCAGGCTCGGTTTCCTTGCCTGTGCCCGGAGTCTCCACCAGCAGCCAGATGATGACGATGATCAGCTGGCAAGAGATGAGGGCCATGCAGATGACCACCTGTGACGTTGGGCTTATGAAGCGGGGGCGCTGGACACCCTCCTTCACCCCGCTGAAAATCCTGGCAATGCGATTCGTCTTGGTCAAGAGTGCCGAGTAGCAGACGGCGAAGGACGTGCCCAGCCCCAGGCGCCGGAGCGTGCACACCCCGGTGGAGGGCTTTGCAATGAAGATGAAGGTCATGCTGTAGCACATGAGGACCCCAGTCAGCAGAATGTAGCACAGCTCTCGTCCAGAGGCCTTCACAATGGGCGTGTCGTTGTTCTTCACGAAGACTCCGATAACAAAGAGGGTGGAGATAAAACCCAGGCAAGAGATAGTGACGGGACCAATGGCCCAGACATCTTTCCAGCGGATGTACTCTTGGGGCAGCTCGTAGCAGCCATTCAGGGTCTCGTTGGGCCAGTAACCGAGACCACAGTCCATGCAGGTGAACTCATCCAGCAGGTACTCATAGGGCTGGCAGGGGATGCAGATCCAGCAGCAAATGTCTCCGGGCTGCATGCTCTTGATCTCATTCTTCTTGCAGGGGTCACTGCACTGGGACATGGGAATGGAGGTGTCAGCCCAGGGGATGAGGCTGGTGTCGAGGAtgagcccctctgcccagtAGCCCACTTTCTGGTACCGATACCGCCCATCCACGTAGTGGTAGTTGAAGATGTTGTAGCGCCCGATGCCATCGCCGTAGCGGTCAAATCGAACAACGCTCTCCGTGTCTGCTGGCCTGAAAGGAGCTGCGGGGAGGAGAAACGGAGACAGTCACTGCCTTGGGACAGGAGAGCACTCACTCCAGGATTCCCACCAAAGGGAACCAAAGGGTCACATCCCACCATGGCCACAGGTAAATATCCAACTCGTTTCCAGCCTTCACTCCCATCCTTGCTGCCTATGCACATGTTAGGAGCAGGAAGGCAAAGGTGGAGAACTACCTGCCCCCTTGCCTGAGAACCTGTCAgccccagccagctctgcaggggcagaggggggTTGTGCATCCTCCATGGCTCTCAGTGACTCCTGGTAGCCAAGACACCCTCAGCTCAAGTCACAGAGGACATGCTTCTAATTCGCTCTGAAATACATGGGTCCCTGATCAAGGGTATCCCTCCAGTTTAATCCCTGAAATGTGAATAAATCATGATGCTTGAAAGGATCCCTGCTCTTGAGGGTCCCTTGTGGGCTGGTCCCACCCAGCTGTAGCAGGATGGAGTTGGTGGCCGGCTTCTCCACACGTTTCCGCTAGGGACAGAAGGCCTAAATTGCCTCCCAAGGATGACGCTGAGTTGTTGGCACCTCAGGAcaaccacagccctgggcatgGGCAGGCTGGAGGAATTGGAGGGGTTTGGGTTAAATTTGGGCCTCCTTCTTTCCTATCCTCCACCCATCCCTTTCCAGTTTGGCAGCCAATCTCCATTTTGGACTCACCATCAAAATTAACATTGAGTATAAAGTCCTTGTAAAACCTCTTGCCATTGACAGGCTTCATGGCATCACAGAGCTTGGTGGAGTTGGGGCACAATGTCCGGTGCATGTTGTGAAGAGAGTGAGCCATGGCATAGACTGCATTGACCACAAACGTGATCTTGGACTCGGGCTCAAACTTGCCTGTCTTGAGGGAATACCGGCTACAGTCCTGTGTGTGGAAGCTGCACCTAAACTTCTGCTCCCAAAACTCCCGAAACCAGGGATTCCGGCTGTTATTGTAGGGGTGGAGGTTACGGAAGTAGGCAGCAAACTCCTTAATGGGGTAGGCTGCCAGTTCGATGGTGATGGCTCCCTCCGCCACTGCTTCGCTCCCGGCCACCACGCTCTCCAGGGCTCCCCACCCGTCACTGGCCACCCACATGAAGGACACGTTGACTCTctgggcagctgccagcagctcacGGGCATCTTCACTTCGGGTGAACAGCACGACCACCCTGGCATTgggtttctgcagcagagcccGGACCACTCCATCGTAGGTCTTCTTGTTCATGGAGCGCCCCACCTTCTCCGAGGTGGCGATGCAGATGTTGCGCATGCGGGCTTCTTGCTCAAAGGCCTCGATCCCTGTCTCCCCGTAGTCACCCTCTGAGGCCACAGTGGAGACGTAGGTCCAGTTGAAGAAGCGGAGGATCTCTGCCATGGCTTTGGCTTGGTAGAAGTCTGGTGGGACGGTGCGGGCGAAGTAGTCATAGCGGGACTTGTCACTGAGCTTGGCACTGGTGGAGGCATAGCTGATCTGCGGGATCTGGAAGAGCCGCAGCAGGTTGGCCACCTGCATGGGGGAGGAGAGGTGAGTGCCTGAAGAGGTGCCCAGCAAGGGACATTCCTGTGGGGGACCACCGTCCAACACCCAGTGTTGCACAGTGCTCCCAAAGCACCACCATTGGGCTGATGAGCAACCCATCCCAACCCAGGGCATCCTGACCTGTGGAGGGACTGGAGAAGAATGGATGGCACATGCACAGCGTGCCTGAGCCCTTAGACATGCTcgtttctcttttctttttctttctttttttagtatTTCAAGCACTTCCTTCTGAAATtcggggctggggaggggacaaaagcagaaattctgcCATAGGTGACCTGTGGGAGATGCTCGACAGCAAGGAGAAAGCCAGGATACCTGACAGCCCTACAGCACAGGGGAGAGGATTCTAGGGGCTGGAAGCCAGGGCAGAGTCCCTCCACCAGGCTGGGGGATGCTGCAAAGCTGGGTCAGGGGACGGGCGCCTGCACATCCCGCATCAGGAGCTCAGCAGGACCGGCACCTTGCAGCCACTCAACAGAATCCCTCGTTAGctttgaaggggaaaaaagccctaCTAATGAGGCTGTTAAATcccaggctctggggacagcaagGGGGCCTCGGGTGGGCCAGCGGGGCTGCCAAGCCTGCCCACATCTCACTGCTCCCCAGGCAGGAGATGTGGCTTAATTAACGTGGACAAATGATCTTGACGACAAATTCCCCTAATGGCAAGATTGTCCCCAAGCTCAGTgatgctgctgcctgtcctCACCACACatgggagctgccagcctgcCATGTCCCCTCAGTGCCCCTTGAGCTCCCCAGCCCACCCACATTCTGCCCCTGCTgacacctgcctgcccagggttgggacatggggacatgcTGGGTTCCCAGCAAGGGAAGGGACAAGTGCCCAGGTAGGCTGGGATGCTGCCTCCATGAGGCAGTCCCAGCTCCTTCTACCCCATAGCTGGGGGATGCAGGGACCCTAGGGACCAGGACACACAGTCTGACACATGCTGGGGGCTCATTAAATCTCAGCAAGCATGTGGCCCACCTCTGACTCAGATGGTCCTGCTGGCTGTCTACATCCTCAGGGGATGTTCTCCCTGCTGAAACCAGCCTCTGGGTCCACAGAGCTGTGGTTTTTGGGACTGAGGTGCACCCCACCCAGGGTCACCGCCAGGTCTGAAGTTTGAGGTGCCTGTTCCTGTGGGATCACTGGGGCCATGGGGCACTTGTGCTCTGAGCTCACCCTGCCTTAGCCAGGCAGCTCTACGGCTGAGCCCCTCAGGGTGCGTGTCCATTGCAGCACCTCACAGGCCGTGGTTTAGTGGGGCAAGGGGGACAGTGTCCGCTCACACCGgtctgctctgcctggcacagTCCAGACGTGAGctgggctgaggagctgcacttGCCACCTTGACCCCAGGAGAGGAATAAACACCTGTACCCATGTCAGGCTTGGCTCCTACGGCTTATGGAGTGTTGGGGGATTCTCACAGCCCCCAAGGGGATCCTGGGCACATCCCCCACAATCACAG
This portion of the Prinia subflava isolate CZ2003 ecotype Zambia chromosome 14, Cam_Psub_1.2, whole genome shotgun sequence genome encodes:
- the RRP9 gene encoding U3 small nucleolar RNA-interacting protein 2, encoding MAAAAGGRRAKAPRGAAARRRPRPAAPGADGRPRATAGRPADEEVSSDSETESPLLGRRRREAVEEEVEETPQEKKLRLAKQYLEELRQLEEERAEEEEELEPADLIGDRLKEDVLEQKGRLQRLVAKDVQPPDPARIRVLRGHQLPVTCLVISPDDRFIFSASKDGSLIKWEVDSGKRLCVVPGGKKGTEERHMGHASQVLCMAISSDSKYLATGDRNKLIMIWDAATCKRLHIFTGHRDAISGLSFRKGTHQLYSASHDRCVKVWDVGENAYVETLFGHQDIITGLDSLSRECCVTAGGRDGTVRLWKIPEESQLVFSGHQGSIDCIQLINEEHMVSGADDGSLALWGLTKRKPLALARQAHGEQDAQGLQQPYWISAVAALRNSDLLATGSHSGSVKLWKCGEGFRKLEHLLDIPLVGFVNSLKFSAAGDFLVAGIGQEHRLGRWWRIKEAKNSICIIPLKQKTTASSPESPGSS
- the GRM2 gene encoding metabotropic glutamate receptor 2; the protein is MAVPLATWLGLMHLATCLAAGHGMAGKKEISMDGDLVIGGLFPVHEKGVGSEDCGKINEHRGIQRLEAMLFALDEINKDSSILPGVKLGAHILDTCSKDTYALEQSLDFVRASLTRVDGSEHICPDGSYAVHDDVPTAITGVIGGSYSDVSIQVANLLRLFQIPQISYASTSAKLSDKSRYDYFARTVPPDFYQAKAMAEILRFFNWTYVSTVASEGDYGETGIEAFEQEARMRNICIATSEKVGRSMNKKTYDGVVRALLQKPNARVVVLFTRSEDARELLAAAQRVNVSFMWVASDGWGALESVVAGSEAVAEGAITIELAAYPIKEFAAYFRNLHPYNNSRNPWFREFWEQKFRCSFHTQDCSRYSLKTGKFEPESKITFVVNAVYAMAHSLHNMHRTLCPNSTKLCDAMKPVNGKRFYKDFILNVNFDAPFRPADTESVVRFDRYGDGIGRYNIFNYHYVDGRYRYQKVGYWAEGLILDTSLIPWADTSIPMSQCSDPCKKNEIKSMQPGDICCWICIPCQPYEYLLDEFTCMDCGLGYWPNETLNGCYELPQEYIRWKDVWAIGPVTISCLGFISTLFVIGVFVKNNDTPIVKASGRELCYILLTGVLMCYSMTFIFIAKPSTGVCTLRRLGLGTSFAVCYSALLTKTNRIARIFSGVKEGVQRPRFISPTSQVVICMALISCQLIIVIIWLLVETPGTGKETEPDKRYIVTLKCNNRDSNMLISLTYNVLLIVLCTVYAFKTRKCPENFNEAKFIGFTMYTTCIIWLAFLPIFYVTSSDYRVQTTTMCISVSLSGTVVLGCLFTPKLHIILFQPQKNVASHRVGTARFSVAAASSSQSQGSASPYVPTVCNGREVVDSTTSSL